Proteins encoded together in one Xenopus laevis strain J_2021 chromosome 6L, Xenopus_laevis_v10.1, whole genome shotgun sequence window:
- the dscc1.L gene encoding sister chromatid cohesion protein DCC1 translates to MSRSQEELEATLQIAKVNPEDLRSTVHCLSFSSEFTSGDYSLMELDDTLCKQIEAGDSLVIRGDKSDHAVLCSQDKTYDLKIADTSNLLLFIPGCKLPDQLPADQQPLSVIHCEIAGFSNHYWELRRCRPKLKKLKKLLMENTYNGPENESESSQETSLYTTEDLLSVIQSSTEELMDHLKAIHACNIKGIWRLLDFDYEMKLLNHITQLIDSESWSFSKVPLQVCLQELRSLEPEEMIEHCLTCYGKRLMEEGGDCFALDEDKICRATALMLLQNAVKFNLAEFQEVWQQSVPDGMNTRLDQLKGLALVDRTSRPETIFLLQTEDLPEDTQERFNTLFGMREKWTEADIAPYIQDLCGEKQTIGALLTKYARSSMQNGIKLFNSRRPLS, encoded by the exons ATGAGTCGTTCCCAGGAAGAATTGGAGGCTACTCTCCAGATCGCTAAAGTGAATCCAGAAGACCTGCGCAGCACAGTTCATTGCCTCTCGTTCAGCAGTGAGTTCACCTCTGGGGATTACAGCCTGATGGAGTTGGATGATACGCTCTGCAAGCAAATTGAAGCTGGAGACAG TCTTGTAATTCGGGGAGATAAAAGTGATCACGCTGTACTGTGTAGCCAAGACAAAACCTATGACCTGAAAATTGCTGATACCTCCAACTTACTCCTGTTTATCCCTGGCTGCAAACTCCCCGACCAACTCCCTGCTGACCAGCAGCCGCTCTCTGTAATTCATTGTGAG ATTGCTGGGTTCTCTAACCACTACTGGGAATTGAGAAGGTGCCGACCCAAGCTCAAGAAACTGAAGAAGCTCCTAATGGAAAACACGTACAATGGACCTGAAAATGAGAGCGAAAGCAGCCAAGAGACCTCCCTG TACACAACAGAGGACCTTCTAAGTGTGATTCAATCAAGCACTGAGGAACTCATGGACCACCTAAAAGCAATCCATGCATGTAATATTAAAG GTATCTGGAGACTTCTTGATTTTGACTATGAAATGAAACTTTTGAATCACATTACTCAACTGATTGATTCTGAATCCTGGTCCTTCAGCAAAGTTCCCCTGCAAGTGTGTCTTCAGGAACTGCGATCTCTGGAACCAGA GGAAATGATCGAGCACTGTCTGACTTGCTATGGGAAAAGGTTAATGGAGGAGG GAGGAGACTGTTTTGCTCTAGACGAGGACAAGATCTGCAGAGCCACGGCCCTTATGCTTCTGCAGAATGCAGTGAAGTTTAATCTGGCAGAGTTTCAGGAAGTGTGGCAGCAAAGTGTTCCAGATGGCATGAACACCAGGTTGGACCAGctaaag GGCTTAGCTTTGGTTGACCGAACATCGAGGCCCGAGACCATCTTTTTACTGCAAACTGAAGACTTACCTGAAGATACTCAGGAGAGGTTCAATACTTTGTTTGGAATGCGGGAAAAATGGACAGAAGCAGATATTGCTCCATATATCCA GGATCTATGTGGGGAGAAGCAAACCATCGGAGCGCTACTCACGAAATACGCACGGTCTTCTATGCAGAATGGAATTAAGCTCTTTAATTCTCGGAGGCCCCTTTCCTAA